The following proteins are co-located in the Vigna unguiculata cultivar IT97K-499-35 chromosome 9, ASM411807v1, whole genome shotgun sequence genome:
- the LOC114162212 gene encoding malignant T-cell-amplified sequence 1 homolog, translating into MFKKFSGEDVSAQNQVKASVQRKIRQSIAEEYPGLEPVLDDILPKKSPLIVAKCQNHLNLVLVNNVPLFFSVRDGPYMPTLRLLHQYPNIMKKLQVDRGAIRFVLAGANIMCPGLTSPGGFLDEDVGAEYPVAIMAEGKQHALAIGFTKMSAKDIKAINKGIGVDNLHYLNDGLWKMERLD; encoded by the exons atgttcaaaaa ATTTTCAGGCGAAGATGTGTCTGCACAGAACCAAGTGAAGGCCTCTGTTCAACGAAAAATACGGCAAAGTATTGCAGAAGAG TATCCAGGCCTTGAACCTGTGTTGGATGATATACTTCCCAAGAAGTCCCCTCTTATAGTTGCTAAATG TCAGAACCATCTCAACCTGGTTCTTGTGAACAACGTGCCTTTGTTTTTCAGTGTTCGTGATGGACCATACATGCCCACCTTGCGACTTCTCCATCAAT aTCCAAATATAATGAAGAAATTACAAGTTGATCGTGGCGCAATTAGATTTGTCTTGGCGGGGGCAAACATAATGTGTCCCGGTCTTACATCTCCTGGGGGTTTCTTGGATGAGGATGTAGGAGCAGAATATCCTGTG GCGATCATGGCCGAAGGAAAACAGCATGCTCTTGCTATTGGCTTTACAAAAATGTCCGCAAAAGACAT AAAAGCAATCAACAAAGGAATTGGGGTTGACAACTTGCATTATCTCAATGATGGTCTTTGGAAG ATGGAGCGACTTGATTGA
- the LOC114163762 gene encoding U-box domain-containing protein 44-like: MESELLTRASLAPTSELLSRTILALFDTVKAANEVVIHKENFKRFAIHLENVSFILKSLSKEDIHNAWSLQKAMAGLNREVEVAKQLSVECNSRSKVYLLINSRKIVTHLNCCTKDIGRAITLLPLASLDINSGLNQQISELCQKMLDAEYQTAATDEEILKKVETAIQEGNVDRSYATQLLAGTARAIGVPVEQGALKREFEDLKNEMENAKSRMDMSEALHMEQIIAVLGKADFITSAQEKESKYFEKRNSLGERPLSALHSFYCPISHEIMVDPVETSSGKTFERSEIEKWFAEGNNLCPLTRLPLDTKILRPNKTLKMSIQEWKDRNTMITISTIKSELETNDEEEVVRSLDKLQDLCSEREVHREWLQIENYITVLIRLLSSKNREIRKRVLLILSMLVMDNAENKEDIAIVDNGLGLIVRSLSRQVEERKLALKLLLELSKSKRVCSLIGNIQGSILLLVTMLNSDDVEAAKNAHELLENLSFLDQNVIEMAKANYLKPLLLKLSTGPGNVKNVMAETLSEITLIDQNKLSLVKDGALQPLLQLLLNDDLEIKKVSVKALLQLSSMPENCLQMIKEGVAQPLLELLYCHSLQSPTLLEQVVATIMHLAMSTTNQQAEVEQVSFLDSEEDVYKFFSLISLTDPEIQNKILKAFQALCQSFYGFRIRNRLRQISAAKLLVNLLETNTQRVRVNALKLLYCLTEDDDYGNISPHITERFIEVLLAIIEASDDAEEMITAMGIISKLPQESQMTQWLLDSGALKTILTCLTDQHSHATDKIIENSVQALCRFTVSSNLEWQKSVALEGIIPVLVQLLLSGTPFTKRNAAISIKQFSESSYRLSEPIKKPGIFKCCFVARETGCPAHLGTCSIESSFCILQANALEPLVRLLSETDVRICEASLDAILTLVDSEAPQSGSKVLANSNAIAPMIHLLNVQAPRLQEKILIALERIFQLDEVRNKFKAVATMAFVGITQGKDSRLKSLAGRGLAQLGILDKQSSYF, encoded by the exons ATGGAAAGCGAATTGTTAACTCGTGCTTCACTTGCCCCAACATCGGAGTTACTTTCTCGGACCATACTTGCTCTATTTGACACTGTGAAAGCAGCCAATGAGGTTGTCATTCACAAGGAAAATTTTAAGAGATTCGCTATTCATTTGGAGAATGtttcatttatattaaagtCTTTGTCAAAGGAAGACATACACAATGCCTGGAGCTTGCAAAAGGCTATGGCTGGTCTCAACCGAGAGGTTGAAGTTGCTAAGCAGCTTTCTGTTGAGTGCAACAGTAGAAGTAAGGTTTATCTTTTGATTAATTCAAGGAAGATTGTTACCCACTTGAATTGTTGTACCAAGGATATAGGTCGCGCCATAACCCTCCTCCCTTTGGCCTCTTTAGACATTAACTCTGGTTTAAATCAACAGATAAGTGAGTTGTGTCAGAAAATGTTAGATGCTGAGTATCAAACAGCTGCAACAGATGAGGAGATTTTGAAGAAAGTTGAGACGGCAATACAAGAGGGAAATGTTGATCGGTCGTATGCGACTCAGTTGCTAGCTGGCACTGCACGTGCAATTGGGGTCCCCGTGGAGCAAGGTGCTTTGAAGAGGGAATTCGAAGATCTGaaaaatgaaatggaaaatGCCAAGTCAAGGATGGACATGTCAGAAGCTCTACACATGGAGCAGATTATTGCAGTGCTTGGAAAGGCAGATTTTATAACTTCAGCACAAGAGAAGGAAAGTAAGTATTTTGAGAAGAGAAATTCCTTGGGTGAGAGACCATTGTCAGCTCTGCATTCCTTTTACTGCCCAATCTCTCATGAAATCATGGTGGACCCCGTGGAGACTTCCTCTGGGAAGACATTTGAGAGAAGTGAAATAGAGAAATGGTTTGCTGAAGGGAACAATCTCTGTCCCTTGACCAGGTTGCCTCTGGATACTAAAATCCTGAGGCCAAATAAAACTCTTAAAATGTCTATTCAAGAATGGAAGGACAGGAACACTATGATTACCATTTCTACCATCAAATCCGAACTTGAAACGAATGATGAAGAGGAAGTGGTTCGGTCCTTAGACAAATTACAGGATCTGTGCTCAGAAAGAGAGGTGCACCGGGAATGGTTACAAATTGAGAATTACATTACTGTTCTCATTAGACTTCTTAGTTCTAAAAATCGTGAAATAAGAAAGCGTGTTCTACTCATCCTGTCTATGCTTGTAATGGATAATGCGGAGAACAAG GAAGATATTGCTATAGTGGATAATGGACTAGGATTGATTGTTCGTTCACTTTCACGGCAAGTTGAGGAGCGCAAGTTGGCATTGAAGTTGCTGTTGGAGCTATCTAAAAGTAAAAGGGTGTGCAGTCTGATAGGAAACATTCAAGGAAGCATACTTCTGCTGGTAACAATGTTAAACAGTGATGATGTCGAAGCAGCCAAAAATGCACATGAGCTGCTGGAGAACCTCTCTTTCCTTGATCAGAATGTTATAGAGATGGCAAAGGCAAATTATCTTAAGCCTTTACTGCTGAAACTTTCTACAG GACCAGGAAATGTGAAAAACGTTATGGCTGAAACTTTGTCAGAAATTACATTGATCGACCAGAATAAATTGTCTTTGGTCAAAGATGGGGCATTGCAACCTCTTCTTCAGTTGCTCTTAAATGATGACTTGGAAATCAAGAAGGTGTCTGTCAAAGCTTTACTACAGCTCTCAAGCATGCCAGAGAATTGCCTGCAGATGATTAAGGAAGGTGTTGCTCAACCACTGTTGGAATTGCTTTACTGTCACAGTTTACAGTCACCTACACTGCTTGAACAGGTTGTTGCCACAATAATGCATCTTGCCATGTCAACAACTAACCAACAAGCTGAAGTAGAACAGGTTTCATTCTTAGATTCCGAGGAAGACGTGTACAAATTCTTCTCTCTAATTTCTTTGACAGACCCTGAGATACAAAACAAGATTCTCAAAGCTTTTCAGGCGTTGTGTCAATCTTTCTATGGCTTCCGCATCAGAAATAGGTTGAGACAG ATATCGGCCGCTAAATTATTGGTTAACTTATTGGAGACTAATACTCAAAGAGTGCGGGTCAATGCCTTGAAGCTGTTGTATTGCTTGACAGAAGACGATGATTATGGCAACATCTCACCACATATAACTGAAAGATTCATTGAAGTCTTGCTTGCCATCATTGAGGCTTCTGATGACGCAGAAGAGATGATTACTGCAATGGGTATCATCTCTAAACTACCGCAGGAGTCTCAAATGACCCAGTGGCTTCTAGATTCTGGGGCACTTAAGACTATTTTGACTTGTCTTACCGATCAACATAGCCATGCCACAGACAAAATCATAGAGAATTCTGTTCAAGCTCTTTGTCGTTTCACTGTCTCATCGAATCTGGAGTGGCAGAAGAGTGTGGCTTTAGAAGGCATAATCCCAGTACTGGTGCAACTGCTGCTTTCTGGAACACCCTTTACAAAACGAAATGCAGCCATTTCCATCAAACAGTTTTCAGAAAGTTCCTATCGCTTGAGCGAGCCGATAAAGAAGCCAGGTATTTTCAAATGCTGCTTTGTAGCTCGAGAAACTGGTTGTCCAGCACACTTAGGCACCTGCTCAATCGAGTCTTCGTTCTGCATCTTGCAAGCTAATGCCTTGGAGCCCCTTGTGCGCTTGCTTAGTGAGACGGATGTTAGAATCTGCGAAGCTTCCTTAGATGCGATACTAACTTTGGTTGATAGTGAAGCACCGCAAAGTGGAAGTAAGGTACTTGCAAATTCAAATGCCATTGCACCAATGATACATTTGTTGAATGTTCAAGCTCCCAGGTTGCAGGAAAAAATTCTAATAGCTTTAGAACGAATTTTCCAACTAGATGAAGTGAGAAATAAGTTCAAAGCTGTGGCTACAATGGCCTTCGTAGGCATAACTCAAGGGAAAGATAGCCGTTTGAAAAGTCTTGCTGGAAGAGGCCTTGCTCAATTGGGTATACTTGATAAACAGTcttcttatttttag